AAGCAAACCCTTGAAAACATCTTCTCCGGTTCCTACCGGGTCGTAATTATGGATTGATCATATTCTGACAAGATCATCCCGATTGCACTTTTTTCTATCTCAAAAATTCTGTATATTTTGCGTGAACGGATCAGCATTTAACCAGGTAGATTGATTCAGATGGTCGAAGAAAAACTGACACCCCTGATGGAGCAGTATTTCCGGATCAAGAAAGATTACCCGGACAAGATCCTGTTTTTCCGCATGGGTGATTTTTACGAGATGTTTGGCGACGATGCCGAGGAGGCCGCGCCTATCTTGCAGATCGCGCTGACCTCGCGCGCGCATGGCAAATCGGCTCGCCTTCCGCTGGCCGGGATACCTTACCACGCCATGGACAAATACCTGGCGCGCCTGATCGAAGCCGGTAAAAAAGTTGTTATCTGCGAACAGACCGAGAATCCAAAACTGGCCAAAGGGCTGGTCAAACGGGAAGTTGTCGAGATCGTCACCCCGGGGACCTTCACTCCCGCCGGGGACAATGGTTATCGTCCCAATTATCTCGCAACTGCCGTAGTCGATGGCGACACCTGCGCGCTCAGCTATATGGAACTGAGCACCGGTGAATTTTATGTCGAGTCAATTAAATCAGAGGATCTGATCGACCGTCTCCGGACTATCTCGCCCAGCGAGGTGGTCCTGCCGGAAAGCGACGATTCGCTTCAATCACGGGTCAAACTCTATCTTCCGGAGGTTTCACTTTCCCGCCTGGAGGACTGGAAATTCGACTACGATACAGCGCACCAGAAGCTTCTCGATCTGTTCGGGGTCGACAATCTCGAGGGCTTCGGGATTTCGAACGGCTTCAGCGGGGTCGGCGCGGCCGGAGCTGTCCTGTATTATCTCGAAGAAAACAAGCTGATCGAACTCAAGCATATCCGTGGCTTGAAAATACCGCGCGATGATTCGCGCATGTTTCTGGATCAGGCCACGATCGAGAACCTCGAACTGTTTTCTTCGGCCTCCGGGAAATCACTGTACTCGATCTTGAACCGCACCCGTACCGCCATGGGCGCGCGTTTTCTGGCCCGCGCACTGCAGGCCCCGCTTCAGGATTTGGCCTCGTTGAAAACCCGCCAGGACAATCTTCAGCTTCTGGTGGATGACCGCCGGCTCCTGGAAATAATTGCTGAACATCTCAAGGTTATCTCAGACCTGGAGCGAATTGCCGGACGGCTCGGTCGTTTCCGTGCCGGACCGCGTGATTTGACAGCACTGGCGGTTTCATTGAAGTCGACTTTGGACCTTATTGAAAATGCAGATGAGCTCCCCGGCTGTGAGACGATGCTCGACGACGATGATTTGCGCGCGACAGCTGAGATTGCCGGACTTATCGAAACTGCGCTGGTGGATGATCCGCCGGCAACTATTACCGACGGTCACCTGATTCGTTCCGGTTACGATTTTAGCCTTGATGAACTCAAAGCCTCGATATCATCTTCGCAAAAATGGATAGCCGAGTTGCAGGCGATCGAAAAAGAGCGCACCGGTATCCCCAGCCTCAAGGTCGGATTCAACAAGGTTTTCGGTTATTACATCGAGGTCAGCCGTTCGTATGTCGACACGGTGCCCGAAGAATATGTGCGTAAGCAGACTCTGGTTTCAGCCGAGCGTTATATCACCGACGAGCTCAAGCAGAAAGAGGAGTTGATCCTTTCTGCTGAAGAGAAGATTAACAGCCGCGAGGAAATGCTCTTTCTTGAACTGCGTGAAAAACTTTCGGAGAAAATCGAACTGCTTCAGAAAACAGCTGATTATATATCTGAAACGGATTTTTATCACGCCCTGGCGCAGGCTTCCCTGAGCGGTAATTATATCCGTCCCGAACTGAACGATTCCGACAGGATCGAGATAAAAAACGGACGCCATCCGGTCATAGAACAGATTCTGCCCTCCGGCAAATTCGTCCCCAATGACACCATGGTGGATACCCGCAAAAGCCAGATTCATCTGATTACCGGGCCCAATATGGCCGGGAAGTCGACCTACCTGAGGCAGGTCGGACAATTGGTACTGATGGCGCAGGTGGGTGCATTTATCCCGGCTGAGAGCGCCGAAATAGGGCTGGTCGACCGCATCTTCACAAGGGTCGGAGCGACCGATAAGATCACCCTGGGACAGTCAACTTTTCTGGTGGAGATGAACGAGAGTGCCAATATCCTCAATAACTGTACCGGGAAAAGCCTGATCCTGCTGGATGAGATCGGGCGCGGGACCTCCACCTATGACGGTCTTTCAATCGCGTGGGCAGTGGCCGAGTTTTTGCATGAAACCGAAAGACGGCAGGCCAGGACGCTTTTCGCTACCCACTATCACGAACTGACACGCCTGTCTGAACGCTTTAAGCGGATAAAGAATTTCCAGGTGGCGGTCAAGGAATGGCAGGACCAGATTATCTTTATCCGCAAGATCATTCCGGGGGGATGCGATGACAGCTACGGGATCTTCGTGGCCCGGCTGGCAGGGGTGCCCCGTGAAGTCACTGAACGCGCCCGGGTGGTTTTGAAACAGCTCGAGAAG
The sequence above is drawn from the Candidatus Zixiibacteriota bacterium genome and encodes:
- the mutS gene encoding DNA mismatch repair protein MutS encodes the protein MVEEKLTPLMEQYFRIKKDYPDKILFFRMGDFYEMFGDDAEEAAPILQIALTSRAHGKSARLPLAGIPYHAMDKYLARLIEAGKKVVICEQTENPKLAKGLVKREVVEIVTPGTFTPAGDNGYRPNYLATAVVDGDTCALSYMELSTGEFYVESIKSEDLIDRLRTISPSEVVLPESDDSLQSRVKLYLPEVSLSRLEDWKFDYDTAHQKLLDLFGVDNLEGFGISNGFSGVGAAGAVLYYLEENKLIELKHIRGLKIPRDDSRMFLDQATIENLELFSSASGKSLYSILNRTRTAMGARFLARALQAPLQDLASLKTRQDNLQLLVDDRRLLEIIAEHLKVISDLERIAGRLGRFRAGPRDLTALAVSLKSTLDLIENADELPGCETMLDDDDLRATAEIAGLIETALVDDPPATITDGHLIRSGYDFSLDELKASISSSQKWIAELQAIEKERTGIPSLKVGFNKVFGYYIEVSRSYVDTVPEEYVRKQTLVSAERYITDELKQKEELILSAEEKINSREEMLFLELREKLSEKIELLQKTADYISETDFYHALAQASLSGNYIRPELNDSDRIEIKNGRHPVIEQILPSGKFVPNDTMVDTRKSQIHLITGPNMAGKSTYLRQVGQLVLMAQVGAFIPAESAEIGLVDRIFTRVGATDKITLGQSTFLVEMNESANILNNCTGKSLILLDEIGRGTSTYDGLSIAWAVAEFLHETERRQARTLFATHYHELTRLSERFKRIKNFQVAVKEWQDQIIFIRKIIPGGCDDSYGIFVARLAGVPREVTERARVVLKQLEKGVFFDKADKTENREAESLFDHKYGGQVETWQKVIEKLQKADPNQTTPLEALNLLVKLKQMLEDNFD